A stretch of Paraburkholderia phenazinium DNA encodes these proteins:
- a CDS encoding CPBP family intramembrane glutamic endopeptidase, giving the protein MRVTFCGAALVATKVTSGFEKEPWLAYGLDARHRTVHFGFGLLVGTLALSGTMTALVLTGGANVTRSESLGGSPIASGMLWALVFILVGWSEELIFRGYVFFRLARDVGAVAAAVRTSLAFGFVHAFNPNESILGLVQVVLFGLVACFAIWRTGSLWWAAGMHAAWDWSESFLFGAADSGRMVSGHFLTSQAIGPSWLSGGATGPEGSLLAIPAVGILALIVLLALPKTGAAMSLRTRQAA; this is encoded by the coding sequence ATGCGAGTGACTTTCTGCGGCGCGGCGCTGGTTGCGACCAAAGTCACCAGCGGGTTCGAGAAGGAGCCTTGGCTCGCTTACGGCCTGGACGCAAGACACCGCACCGTTCACTTCGGATTCGGACTGTTGGTAGGCACACTGGCACTGTCTGGGACGATGACCGCTTTGGTTCTGACCGGAGGCGCGAACGTCACGCGCTCGGAAAGCCTCGGCGGCTCGCCGATCGCGTCGGGAATGCTTTGGGCGCTCGTGTTTATACTGGTCGGGTGGTCCGAAGAGCTGATTTTCCGAGGCTACGTGTTCTTCAGGCTCGCTCGGGACGTCGGCGCCGTTGCCGCAGCTGTCCGGACTTCCTTGGCGTTTGGCTTCGTCCACGCATTCAATCCCAACGAAAGCATTCTCGGTCTCGTCCAGGTAGTGCTGTTCGGTCTGGTTGCCTGTTTCGCGATCTGGCGCACAGGGTCGCTCTGGTGGGCCGCGGGCATGCATGCCGCGTGGGACTGGAGCGAGTCCTTTTTATTCGGCGCAGCGGATAGCGGGAGAATGGTCTCCGGTCATTTCCTGACCAGCCAGGCAATCGGACCCAGCTGGCTTAGCGGCGGGGCAACTGGCCCGGAAGGCAGTCTGCTGGCGATACCTGCGGTAGGGATACTTGCCCTTATCGTCCTGCTTGCGCTCCCGAAGACCGGGGCGGCCATGTCATTGAGAACAAGACAGGCAGCCTGA
- a CDS encoding PAS domain-containing protein — translation MQTAIDFQQLVNAIGDAIIISDAGGSITLWNPAAERMFGFTQSEALGNSLDLIIPERLRGRHWDGYHKTMATGETRYGNDVLRVPATHKDGRALSIAFTVALLHSPQNELTGIVAVIRDETSRFQEDRLLRKRLAELEGGVGA, via the coding sequence ATGCAAACAGCTATCGACTTTCAGCAACTCGTCAATGCAATCGGCGACGCGATTATCATTTCCGATGCCGGCGGCAGCATCACATTGTGGAACCCCGCGGCCGAACGCATGTTCGGCTTTACGCAAAGCGAAGCGCTGGGAAACTCACTGGACCTGATCATTCCGGAACGTTTGCGCGGCCGCCATTGGGACGGATATCACAAGACCATGGCAACGGGCGAAACCCGCTATGGCAACGACGTACTGCGCGTTCCCGCCACACACAAGGACGGGCGGGCACTGTCGATTGCGTTTACGGTTGCGTTGCTGCATTCGCCGCAGAATGAGCTTACCGGTATCGTTGCAGTGATCCGTGACGAAACCAGCCGCTTTCAGGAGGATCGCTTGCTGCGCAAGCGCCTTGCGGAACTGGAAGGGGGCGTGGGTGCGTGA
- a CDS encoding xanthine dehydrogenase family protein molybdopterin-binding subunit — protein MNHSGESIARFDGPVKVTGAARYAGDQNLPAQLYAVMVSATVPAGWVEKIDAHEALAMPGVTHVLTAADMPKVHARLADISVPPLATRFVPMQTDEVVYEGQPVAIVLAESIEAAESGADSVCVDYRATSFIVPDTAPAEPPAPERGGYSHSSALEFCKGDAASAIAAAPLRTGAEYIQPSRHANPMEPCAILAVWKDKQLTVYDSVQHLPAVQNTLAAAFGIDPAWVRVVSPYTGGGFGVKAFVWPHEILASMAAWVTRRPVKLVLSRQNMYDMVGFQPQMTQNVALGASEDGKLLGIVHAVTNITSVTEDYVEFGSIPGRSFYACDNISTSQKVRRGNVVLPTFMRSPWDGPGSWSLGSAMDELARTLKVDPLELRLANYAETDPESGKSWSSKKLREAYNEGARRFRWQDRPKGGTRDGHWRIGCGLADCSQGQARFHTTARVRLNAHGMARLESSFCDIGTGPATVFPQIVAEILGLKPEEVSVLAGDTSLPYSGPTYGSGTTISTGAALQQAAQGVRAKLARLAGWPTEEVTMRNGHILYGERSRSIQSVLDEAGVFELVCDGAFDLPGGAPVDMGAPEFPARTFGVIFVEVAVDPDLGLLRLRRATGIYSAGRIINPRTARSQMIGGIVWGWGMAAMEGSHFEPALGRWISKDLAGVALPVNADIPPAIDVGFVDEYDANSGPLGAKGIGELCATGVAAAVANAVYDAIGVRVRELPITPNKLMGGL, from the coding sequence ATGAACCATTCGGGTGAATCGATTGCACGCTTCGACGGTCCGGTAAAGGTGACGGGCGCGGCCCGTTATGCCGGCGACCAGAATCTGCCAGCACAGCTCTATGCGGTGATGGTATCTGCCACCGTTCCGGCCGGTTGGGTCGAGAAGATCGACGCGCACGAGGCGTTGGCGATGCCCGGTGTGACGCACGTGCTAACCGCCGCCGACATGCCGAAAGTGCATGCAAGGCTGGCCGACATCAGTGTTCCGCCGCTCGCCACCCGCTTCGTTCCGATGCAGACTGACGAAGTCGTTTATGAGGGGCAGCCGGTGGCAATCGTGCTGGCGGAGAGCATCGAAGCGGCCGAGTCAGGTGCGGATTCCGTATGCGTGGACTACCGAGCCACTTCCTTCATCGTGCCCGACACCGCACCAGCCGAACCGCCTGCGCCGGAGCGGGGTGGCTATTCCCATTCGAGTGCTTTGGAATTTTGCAAGGGTGATGCGGCGTCGGCTATCGCCGCCGCACCGCTCAGGACGGGTGCCGAGTACATACAGCCGTCTCGCCACGCAAACCCGATGGAGCCGTGCGCCATCCTGGCAGTCTGGAAGGACAAGCAGCTTACCGTTTACGACTCGGTGCAACACCTGCCGGCGGTTCAAAACACGCTCGCTGCCGCGTTCGGCATCGACCCGGCGTGGGTCCGGGTAGTTTCCCCGTACACGGGCGGCGGATTCGGTGTGAAAGCGTTCGTCTGGCCGCACGAAATCCTCGCCAGCATGGCGGCCTGGGTGACGCGTCGGCCAGTCAAACTGGTGCTCAGTCGGCAGAACATGTACGACATGGTCGGATTTCAGCCGCAGATGACGCAAAACGTCGCGTTGGGTGCCAGCGAGGACGGCAAACTGCTTGGCATTGTCCACGCGGTCACCAACATCACGAGCGTCACGGAAGATTATGTCGAGTTCGGATCGATCCCGGGACGGTCCTTTTATGCATGCGATAACATTTCGACCAGCCAGAAGGTTCGCCGTGGGAATGTCGTGCTGCCGACCTTCATGCGCTCTCCATGGGACGGCCCAGGTTCATGGTCGCTCGGCTCGGCCATGGACGAACTGGCACGCACGTTGAAGGTCGATCCGCTGGAGTTGCGGCTCGCCAACTACGCTGAAACCGATCCTGAAAGCGGGAAGTCGTGGTCGTCGAAAAAATTACGAGAGGCCTATAACGAAGGCGCGCGCCGCTTCCGTTGGCAAGACAGGCCAAAGGGCGGTACGCGCGACGGACATTGGCGCATTGGCTGCGGCCTCGCCGATTGCAGCCAGGGGCAGGCGCGATTCCATACCACCGCGCGAGTACGGCTCAACGCACACGGAATGGCGCGACTGGAATCCAGCTTCTGCGACATCGGCACTGGTCCCGCCACGGTCTTTCCGCAGATCGTCGCAGAAATCCTGGGCCTGAAGCCAGAGGAAGTCAGCGTTCTGGCAGGTGACACCTCACTGCCTTATTCGGGGCCGACTTATGGCTCGGGGACGACGATCAGCACAGGCGCGGCGTTGCAGCAGGCGGCGCAAGGGGTGCGCGCGAAGCTCGCGCGGCTGGCCGGTTGGCCGACGGAAGAGGTGACCATGCGCAACGGGCACATTCTCTATGGCGAAAGGTCGCGCAGCATCCAGTCCGTGTTGGACGAGGCAGGCGTCTTTGAACTTGTTTGCGACGGCGCCTTCGACCTGCCTGGTGGGGCGCCCGTTGATATGGGTGCTCCGGAATTTCCTGCTCGTACGTTTGGCGTGATCTTCGTGGAAGTCGCCGTCGATCCGGATCTGGGCCTGCTGCGTTTGCGGCGGGCAACAGGAATCTATAGCGCCGGCCGTATCATTAACCCTCGGACTGCGCGGTCACAGATGATAGGCGGCATCGTCTGGGGCTGGGGTATGGCGGCGATGGAGGGTAGCCACTTCGAGCCGGCTCTGGGCCGCTGGATTTCGAAAGACCTGGCCGGCGTTGCGCTGCCCGTGAACGCAGACATTCCGCCGGCCATCGATGTCGGGTTCGTCGACGAATACGACGCCAACTCCGGACCGCTCGGCGCCAAAGGTATCGGAGAACTCTGCGCCACAGGGGTTGCCGCCGCCGTCGCCAACGCGGTCTACGACGCCATCGGCGTGCGGGTGCGCGAATTACCGATCACACCCAATAAGTTGATGGGCGGTTTGTAG
- a CDS encoding NUDIX domain-containing protein: MDRPNRKSNPAMKRRSTASHKSPTIGQLQTHLGTNVSLHDDNESYISRLRKKVGSGLILSPSVAAVIHDHEGKLLLQEKSSGEAWSLPAGGIELGESPQEAIVREVMEETGYAVCIHSILGVFGGRSFRYTYPSGDHVEYVVTLFQCKIIGGSGVPTDSETKSTQYFGRHDMPELALPYPKDDLFRAF, encoded by the coding sequence ATGGACCGCCCCAACCGCAAGAGCAACCCGGCCATGAAGAGACGGTCGACGGCCTCTCACAAATCGCCGACAATCGGACAGCTACAAACTCATTTGGGGACGAACGTGTCGCTGCACGATGATAACGAAAGCTACATCAGTCGGCTGAGGAAAAAGGTTGGCAGTGGTTTGATATTGAGTCCCTCCGTTGCAGCCGTGATTCACGATCACGAAGGCAAACTGCTCCTTCAGGAAAAGTCATCAGGTGAGGCATGGAGTTTGCCAGCCGGCGGAATTGAATTGGGAGAAAGCCCGCAAGAAGCAATCGTCCGAGAGGTAATGGAGGAAACAGGATATGCTGTTTGCATTCACAGCATTCTAGGCGTGTTCGGCGGGCGATCGTTCCGATACACATATCCAAGTGGCGATCATGTCGAGTACGTAGTGACGCTGTTTCAATGCAAAATCATCGGCGGCTCCGGAGTGCCCACCGATTCCGAAACCAAGTCGACCCAGTATTTCGGAAGGCACGATATGCCGGAACTGGCGCTACCGTATCCGAAAGACGATTTGTTTCGCGCATTCTAG
- a CDS encoding class I SAM-dependent methyltransferase, with the protein MLASSKRIEQSAGRTVFGNDANGYAEGRPDYPARVYDILRTTCRATPSTRVFEIGPGTGQATKRLLDLGCAVTAIEPDSRLADVLLAKCKSKTPGRLSLHIAAFEDVDFSDEKFDLGIAATSFHWLEQESALAKAKRLLKPGGQWAMWWTIFGDSSREDEFQRRTRSLFANLWRSPSHGSESQVPFALDAETRKAQLRGAGFASLSHELIQWTTTQTTSQVLALTSTFSTVAQLPQTEREILMKRLERIADLEFGGVVARNFVTVVYTASCRSDVS; encoded by the coding sequence ATGCTCGCCTCGTCAAAACGGATAGAACAGTCTGCGGGACGCACGGTTTTCGGTAACGATGCCAACGGTTATGCTGAAGGTCGTCCCGATTACCCTGCTCGCGTCTATGACATCCTGCGGACGACTTGCAGGGCAACCCCGTCGACTCGGGTGTTCGAAATTGGTCCAGGCACGGGACAAGCAACCAAAAGACTACTCGACCTTGGCTGTGCGGTAACGGCCATTGAGCCAGATAGCCGTCTCGCCGACGTGCTGCTCGCGAAGTGCAAATCAAAGACACCAGGCCGCCTCTCTCTTCATATAGCAGCGTTCGAAGACGTGGATTTCTCGGACGAGAAGTTTGACCTTGGTATTGCCGCGACTTCGTTTCACTGGCTGGAGCAGGAAAGTGCTCTTGCTAAGGCCAAACGACTCCTCAAGCCGGGCGGTCAATGGGCCATGTGGTGGACAATTTTTGGGGATTCCTCGCGTGAAGATGAGTTCCAGCGCAGGACTCGTTCCCTGTTCGCCAATCTTTGGCGTAGCCCTTCGCACGGTAGTGAGTCGCAAGTCCCGTTTGCTCTGGATGCAGAGACGCGTAAGGCCCAATTGCGGGGGGCAGGATTTGCATCTCTATCCCATGAACTTATTCAATGGACAACGACCCAGACGACGAGTCAGGTACTGGCACTGACGAGCACCTTCTCCACTGTGGCTCAATTGCCTCAGACAGAGAGGGAAATCTTGATGAAAAGGCTAGAGCGCATTGCGGACTTGGAATTTGGCGGGGTGGTGGCACGCAATTTTGTCACTGTCGTATATACCGCGTCATGTCGTTCCGACGTGAGCTAA
- the oxc gene encoding oxalyl-CoA decarboxylase yields the protein MAEADRPATEATPKQEIAQTTDGFHLVIDALKLNDISTIFGLVGIPITDLARLAQAEGMRFIGFRHEQHAGNAAAISGFMTQKPGICLTVSAPGFLNGLTALANATTNCFPMILISGSSEREIVDLQQGDYEEMDQLNAAKPYAKAAYRVLHAEDIGIGVARAIRAAVSGRPGGVYLDLPAKLLAQTLDAVKAQQSLVKVVDAAPRQLPAPESVKRAIDVLKSAKRPLILLGKGAAYAQADAEIRAFVEQSGIPYLPMSMAKGLLPDTHEQSASAARSFVLQEADVVVLIGARLNWLLSHGKGKTWGAEPKKFVQVDISPTEIDSNVAITAPVIGDIGSCVAALRAGLEAGFSKPSDEWTGAIAERKSKNLAKMAATLDKNPSPMNFHSALRAIRDVLKTRPDINVVNEGANTLDYARSIIDMYEPRKRFDSGTWGIMGIGMGFAIGAAVTSGKPVVAIEGDSAFGFSGMELETICRYDLPVCTIVFNNNGVYRGTDVNPTGGKDVAPTVFVKGARYDKMIEAFGGVGHHATTPEELTKALLEAIASGKPTLINAVIDEAAGTESGRLTNLNPQSAAMKK from the coding sequence ATGGCAGAAGCCGATAGGCCCGCAACAGAAGCGACCCCGAAGCAGGAGATAGCCCAGACGACCGATGGATTTCATCTCGTCATCGACGCGCTGAAACTGAACGACATCAGCACCATCTTCGGCCTTGTCGGTATCCCGATTACCGACCTGGCGCGGCTGGCGCAAGCGGAAGGGATGCGTTTCATCGGCTTTCGTCACGAACAGCACGCGGGTAACGCAGCGGCCATTAGCGGCTTCATGACGCAGAAGCCGGGCATCTGTCTGACGGTGTCGGCACCGGGCTTTCTCAACGGCCTCACGGCGCTCGCCAACGCGACCACCAACTGCTTCCCGATGATCCTGATCAGCGGCTCGAGCGAGCGCGAAATCGTCGATCTGCAGCAGGGCGATTACGAAGAAATGGATCAGTTGAACGCGGCCAAGCCGTACGCGAAGGCCGCATATCGCGTGCTGCATGCCGAAGACATCGGCATCGGTGTGGCGCGTGCGATTCGTGCTGCGGTGTCGGGCCGCCCTGGTGGCGTGTATCTGGACTTGCCAGCCAAGCTGCTCGCGCAAACGCTGGACGCCGTGAAGGCGCAGCAGTCGCTGGTCAAAGTGGTCGACGCCGCGCCACGTCAACTGCCGGCGCCGGAATCGGTCAAGCGTGCAATCGACGTATTGAAGAGCGCGAAGCGTCCACTGATCCTGCTCGGCAAGGGGGCAGCGTATGCGCAGGCTGACGCGGAGATCCGCGCGTTCGTCGAGCAAAGTGGCATTCCATATCTGCCGATGTCGATGGCCAAGGGCCTGTTGCCCGATACGCACGAGCAATCGGCGTCGGCGGCGCGCTCGTTCGTGCTGCAGGAAGCGGATGTCGTCGTGCTGATCGGCGCGCGTTTGAACTGGCTGCTCTCGCATGGCAAGGGTAAAACGTGGGGCGCAGAGCCGAAGAAGTTTGTTCAGGTTGATATTTCGCCGACCGAGATCGACAGCAACGTCGCGATTACCGCGCCGGTGATCGGCGATATCGGCTCGTGCGTGGCGGCATTGAGAGCAGGCCTCGAGGCGGGATTTTCGAAGCCGAGCGACGAATGGACCGGCGCGATCGCCGAGCGCAAGAGCAAGAACCTTGCAAAGATGGCTGCCACGCTCGACAAGAACCCGTCGCCGATGAATTTCCACAGTGCGCTGCGCGCGATCCGCGATGTACTGAAGACGCGCCCGGACATCAACGTCGTCAACGAGGGCGCGAATACGCTCGACTACGCGCGCAGCATCATCGACATGTACGAGCCGCGCAAACGCTTCGACTCGGGCACGTGGGGAATCATGGGCATCGGCATGGGCTTCGCGATAGGCGCGGCGGTGACGAGTGGCAAACCGGTTGTCGCGATCGAAGGTGACAGCGCGTTCGGTTTCAGCGGCATGGAACTCGAAACCATCTGCCGTTATGACTTGCCTGTTTGCACGATCGTATTCAACAACAACGGCGTGTATCGCGGTACCGACGTGAACCCGACGGGCGGCAAGGACGTCGCGCCGACCGTGTTCGTGAAGGGCGCACGCTACGACAAGATGATCGAGGCATTTGGCGGTGTCGGCCACCACGCGACCACGCCGGAAGAACTGACCAAGGCGCTGCTTGAAGCAATCGCATCGGGCAAGCCGACCTTGATCAATGCCGTCATTGATGAAGCGGCGGGGACCGAAAGCGGCCGCCTGACCAATCTGAATCCGCAAAGCGCGGCAATGAAAAAGTGA
- the frc gene encoding formyl-CoA transferase gives MTKPLEGIKIIDFTHVQAGPACTQLLAWFGADVIKVERPGSGDVTRNQLRDIPDADALYFTMLNSNKKSLTLDTKKPEGKEVLERLIRESDVLVENFGPGALDRMGFSWERLNELNPKMIVASVKGFSDGHHYDDLKVYENVAQCAGGAASTTGFWDGPPTISAAALGDSNTGMHLAIGILTALLGRDKTGKGQKVAVSMQDSVLNLCRVKLRDQQRLERVGYLEEYPQYPHGEFSDVVPRGGNAGGGGQPGWVLKCKGWETDPNAYIYFTIQGHAWEPICKALGKPEWIDDPAYKTAEARQPHIFEIFGTIEAWLADKTKFEAVDILRKFDIPCAPVLTMKELANDPSLRASGTIVEVPHKKRGSYLTVGSPIKFSDMKPEVTASPLLGEHTEEVLASLGYSKQDIFNLREVKAV, from the coding sequence GTGACCAAACCTCTCGAAGGCATCAAGATCATCGACTTCACCCATGTTCAGGCTGGCCCGGCGTGCACCCAGTTGCTCGCGTGGTTCGGCGCCGACGTGATCAAGGTTGAACGACCGGGTTCGGGCGACGTGACGCGCAATCAGTTGCGCGACATCCCCGACGCCGACGCGCTGTACTTCACGATGCTCAACAGCAACAAGAAGTCGCTGACGTTGGACACGAAAAAGCCCGAAGGCAAGGAAGTACTCGAAAGACTGATTCGCGAATCAGACGTGCTAGTCGAAAATTTTGGGCCGGGCGCGTTGGACCGGATGGGCTTTTCGTGGGAACGCCTGAACGAACTCAATCCGAAGATGATCGTTGCTTCGGTGAAGGGCTTCAGCGACGGCCATCACTACGACGACCTGAAGGTCTACGAAAACGTCGCGCAATGCGCAGGTGGTGCGGCATCCACCACCGGCTTCTGGGACGGTCCGCCGACCATCAGCGCCGCGGCACTCGGCGACAGCAACACCGGCATGCATCTGGCAATCGGCATTCTGACCGCGCTGCTGGGGCGCGACAAAACCGGTAAAGGCCAGAAGGTCGCGGTGTCGATGCAAGACAGCGTGCTGAACCTGTGCCGCGTGAAGTTGCGGGACCAGCAGCGGCTGGAGCGCGTGGGCTATCTCGAGGAATATCCGCAGTATCCGCACGGCGAATTCAGCGACGTCGTGCCGCGTGGCGGCAACGCAGGCGGCGGTGGTCAGCCGGGCTGGGTGCTCAAGTGCAAGGGCTGGGAAACGGATCCGAACGCGTACATTTACTTTACGATCCAGGGCCATGCGTGGGAGCCGATCTGCAAGGCACTCGGCAAACCCGAATGGATCGATGATCCGGCCTACAAGACTGCCGAAGCACGTCAACCGCATATCTTCGAGATCTTCGGAACCATCGAAGCCTGGCTGGCCGACAAGACCAAATTCGAAGCGGTCGACATCTTGCGCAAGTTCGACATTCCGTGCGCGCCGGTGCTGACGATGAAAGAACTCGCCAACGATCCGTCGTTGCGCGCGAGCGGCACGATCGTCGAAGTGCCGCACAAGAAACGCGGCTCGTATCTGACGGTCGGCAGTCCGATCAAGTTCTCGGATATGAAGCCGGAAGTCACCGCGTCCCCCTTGCTCGGCGAACACACGGAGGAAGTACTGGCGAGCCTTGGCTACAGCAAGCAGGACATCTTCAACCTGCGCGAAGTCAAAGCGGTTTAA
- a CDS encoding (2Fe-2S)-binding protein, with translation MNNDSLTAVAGPATDGETITANGQPDPEMETRFAPRRWTHVQINGVEHSVNVEARTTLLDLLREQVQLTGAKKGCNRGECGACTVLMDNRRVNACLVLAVSADGKKITTIEGLASDGVLHPVQQAFIEHDAFQCGFCTCGQIMSAVGCIAEGHTGSNAEIREWMSGNICRCSAYPQIAAAVEAAAKEMG, from the coding sequence ATGAACAACGATTCGTTGACCGCCGTTGCCGGTCCCGCGACAGACGGCGAGACAATCACGGCGAATGGGCAGCCTGATCCAGAAATGGAAACGCGGTTTGCCCCACGCAGGTGGACGCACGTCCAGATCAATGGCGTTGAGCATTCCGTCAACGTGGAAGCAAGGACGACCCTTTTGGATCTGTTGCGCGAACAGGTGCAGTTGACAGGCGCAAAAAAGGGCTGCAACCGCGGAGAATGCGGCGCTTGCACGGTGTTGATGGATAACCGGCGCGTCAATGCCTGCCTCGTGCTCGCAGTCAGTGCCGATGGCAAGAAAATCACCACGATAGAGGGATTAGCGAGTGATGGGGTGCTGCATCCCGTCCAGCAGGCCTTCATTGAGCACGATGCCTTCCAGTGTGGTTTTTGTACCTGTGGCCAGATCATGTCCGCTGTGGGCTGCATTGCCGAGGGACACACCGGTTCCAACGCTGAAATTCGCGAATGGATGAGCGGTAATATCTGTCGCTGTTCTGCGTATCCGCAGATCGCGGCGGCTGTCGAGGCTGCCGCGAAGGAGATGGGCTGA
- a CDS encoding FAD binding domain-containing protein yields MRDFSYACATTRADALTLAQLPDAAVLAGGTELLNWFRIGITKPERVVDISRVPEMDRIEALPCGGLRIGALARLNDVAQHERVRNAYPVLSQAILKSASAQLRNLATIGGNPLQRVRCAYFRADAPTPCNKRVAGSGCAALHGLNERHAIFGWTDECVAVQPSDPAVALAALDAVIVTEDAQGGGRRIPARSFHVLPDENPSAHTVLRHGELITSIELGGPAPKSAYLKIRERESYEYAIVSAAVALELDGDVINKARVALGSVAMRPWRLDETERLLVGERLGSAGVAAAVGASFADARPLSSNGYKIALARNATLRAIELAASAP; encoded by the coding sequence ATGCGCGACTTTAGCTATGCCTGCGCGACGACGCGGGCCGATGCCCTGACGCTCGCCCAACTGCCCGACGCGGCGGTGCTGGCGGGTGGGACTGAACTCCTCAACTGGTTCCGCATCGGGATTACCAAACCTGAACGGGTCGTCGATATCAGCCGTGTGCCTGAAATGGATCGCATCGAAGCGTTACCATGCGGGGGGCTGCGGATCGGCGCACTTGCCAGGCTTAACGATGTGGCGCAACACGAACGGGTCCGCAACGCTTATCCCGTCCTGTCGCAGGCGATTCTGAAATCGGCCTCTGCCCAGTTGCGCAATCTTGCGACTATCGGCGGCAATCCCCTGCAACGTGTACGCTGCGCCTACTTCCGTGCCGATGCGCCCACACCGTGCAACAAGCGAGTGGCGGGCTCGGGCTGCGCAGCATTGCACGGCCTGAACGAAAGGCACGCGATCTTCGGCTGGACCGACGAATGTGTGGCGGTGCAGCCCTCCGACCCGGCAGTGGCGCTCGCTGCACTGGATGCGGTGATCGTAACCGAGGATGCGCAAGGCGGCGGCCGGCGCATTCCCGCACGCAGCTTCCATGTGCTGCCCGACGAAAATCCATCCGCACACACCGTGTTGCGTCATGGCGAACTGATCACCAGTATCGAATTAGGTGGGCCAGCGCCGAAATCTGCATATTTGAAGATTCGGGAGCGGGAGAGTTATGAGTACGCCATCGTGTCCGCGGCGGTAGCGCTCGAACTGGACGGCGACGTGATCAACAAGGCTCGCGTTGCTTTGGGGTCCGTAGCAATGCGCCCCTGGCGTCTCGACGAGACAGAGCGACTGCTAGTCGGCGAGCGGCTGGGCTCGGCCGGCGTCGCGGCTGCGGTAGGGGCAAGCTTTGCCGATGCCCGACCGCTATCGTCCAACGGATACAAGATCGCGCTCGCTCGCAACGCTACGCTTCGCGCCATCGAACTCGCGGCGAGTGCGCCATGA
- the oxlT gene encoding oxalate/formate MFS antiporter, whose product MGHSNVPGGSRTAFWHHRWMQLAIGVVCMGLVANLQYAWTLFVVPMDNAHHWGQAAIQTAFTIFIVTETWLVPVEGWLVDKFGPRPVVIGGSLCAALGWIIDAHASSLAELYAAAVIAGIGAGCVYGTCVGTALKWFPDKRGLAAGLTAAGFGAGAAVTVIPIANMIQRSGYEHTFMFFGIFQGVCILLLATMLVRPKPPATAVATRRVVASKIDYTPGEMIRSPLFWVLYLMFVFVAAGGIIATAQLGPIAKEYGFAKLPVNLLGITLPLLTMTLSIDNLCNGFTRPLCGFLSDRIGRENTMFMIFLGEGLALLGLMQFGHNPYAFMFFAAAVFLCWGEIFSIFPATCADTFGSKYAAANAGTLYTAKGTASMLVPIASVLSANGGWSTVFISAAVISITAAVSAKFILAPMRKRWIENSGATAGVVIAEARLQPSPGGSPK is encoded by the coding sequence ATGGGACATTCCAACGTACCCGGAGGAAGCCGCACGGCCTTCTGGCATCACCGCTGGATGCAACTGGCGATCGGCGTCGTGTGCATGGGGCTTGTCGCGAATCTGCAATATGCGTGGACACTGTTCGTCGTACCGATGGACAACGCCCACCATTGGGGCCAGGCGGCAATCCAGACCGCGTTCACAATCTTCATCGTCACCGAAACCTGGCTTGTGCCCGTCGAGGGTTGGCTCGTCGACAAGTTCGGGCCGCGCCCGGTTGTGATCGGCGGCTCGCTGTGTGCGGCGCTCGGCTGGATCATCGACGCGCATGCGAGCAGTCTCGCCGAGCTATACGCCGCGGCAGTGATCGCCGGCATCGGTGCGGGCTGCGTGTACGGCACCTGCGTCGGCACGGCACTCAAATGGTTTCCGGACAAGCGCGGTCTCGCAGCCGGTTTGACCGCGGCAGGTTTCGGCGCCGGCGCGGCTGTCACCGTAATCCCAATCGCCAACATGATCCAGCGCTCAGGCTACGAGCACACGTTCATGTTCTTCGGCATTTTCCAGGGCGTCTGCATTCTGCTGCTCGCCACCATGCTGGTACGGCCGAAGCCACCCGCAACCGCGGTCGCAACCAGACGCGTGGTCGCAAGCAAGATCGACTACACGCCCGGCGAGATGATCCGCTCGCCGCTCTTCTGGGTGCTGTATCTCATGTTCGTGTTCGTCGCGGCCGGCGGCATCATTGCGACCGCGCAGCTTGGGCCCATCGCGAAGGAATACGGCTTCGCCAAACTGCCGGTGAATCTGCTGGGCATCACGCTGCCGCTGCTCACGATGACGCTGTCGATCGACAACTTGTGCAACGGCTTCACGCGTCCGTTGTGCGGTTTTCTGTCGGACCGCATTGGCCGCGAAAACACGATGTTCATGATCTTTCTCGGCGAAGGTCTCGCGCTGCTGGGACTCATGCAGTTCGGCCATAACCCCTACGCATTCATGTTCTTCGCCGCTGCCGTGTTCCTGTGTTGGGGCGAGATCTTCTCGATCTTCCCGGCAACCTGCGCGGATACGTTCGGCAGCAAATACGCCGCGGCTAATGCGGGAACGCTCTATACCGCGAAAGGTACCGCGTCGATGCTGGTGCCGATCGCGTCGGTGCTGTCGGCAAACGGCGGCTGGAGCACGGTGTTCATTTCGGCGGCAGTGATCTCGATCACAGCGGCTGTGTCCGCGAAGTTCATCCTCGCCCCGATGAGAAAGCGCTGGATTGAAAATTCTGGCGCGACGGCCGGTGTGGTCATCGCCGAAGCACGACTGCAGCCATCGCCTGGCGGTTCACCTAAATAA